Proteins co-encoded in one Bacteroidia bacterium genomic window:
- a CDS encoding IS630 family transposase: MDFQSVNLYFQDESRFGLHTKYGRGLTAKGIQPVCTFQQVFQYTYLFGAFSPVSGTQFQLEMPSCNGETFQIFIDEFSLQEPEEYKIMVLDNGAFHKAKKLIIPKNIFLLFLPPYSPELNPAEKIWQHIKRKFTNKHFENLEQISTFFDQAIKNLSPQMVMSICTFKYMNIDTFWSN, from the coding sequence ATAGATTTTCAATCTGTTAATCTCTATTTTCAAGACGAAAGCCGTTTTGGATTACATACCAAGTATGGTAGAGGTCTTACGGCCAAGGGCATTCAACCGGTGTGTACTTTCCAACAAGTTTTTCAATACACTTATCTTTTTGGAGCATTTTCTCCTGTAAGTGGTACGCAATTCCAACTGGAGATGCCTAGTTGCAATGGAGAAACTTTTCAAATTTTCATTGATGAATTTTCATTGCAAGAACCTGAAGAATACAAAATAATGGTTTTGGATAATGGTGCATTCCACAAGGCAAAAAAACTAATCATTCCAAAAAATATCTTCCTATTATTTCTACCTCCTTACAGCCCAGAGTTAAACCCTGCTGAAAAGATATGGCAACATATCAAAAGAAAGTTTACCAATAAACATTTCGAAAATTTAGAACAAATCAGCACATTCTTTGACCAAGCAATAAAGAACCTAAGCCCTCAAATGGTAATGTCTATATGCACATTCAAATATATGAATATAGATACATTTTGGTCTAATTAA